One window of Desulfovibrio aminophilus genomic DNA carries:
- a CDS encoding type I restriction enzyme HsdR N-terminal domain-containing protein produces MHETSLGGTLRDYLSGEEIEETTYEEFRQALARLLVEERGYPRDRLRTKVDLPYEVDGEAYSRSVDLVAYDPEDRPALLVFFSSGDVGSYERETVMAARLFPGGPVPLALVTDTMQAQLLDTASGEVLATGMASTPTWADLLARTRDVVRVPPTPAQRAKLTRIFHTYCGFLFGACCSESCTPPPKSRS; encoded by the coding sequence ATGCACGAGACCAGCCTCGGCGGCACGCTGCGCGACTACCTCAGCGGCGAGGAGATCGAGGAGACCACCTACGAGGAGTTCCGCCAGGCCCTGGCGCGGCTTCTGGTGGAGGAGCGGGGCTATCCCCGCGACCGCCTGCGGACCAAGGTGGATCTGCCCTACGAGGTGGACGGGGAGGCCTACTCCCGGAGCGTGGACCTGGTGGCCTACGACCCCGAGGACCGGCCCGCGCTCCTGGTCTTCTTCAGTTCCGGCGACGTGGGTTCCTACGAGCGCGAGACCGTGATGGCCGCGCGGCTCTTTCCGGGCGGCCCGGTGCCCCTGGCCCTGGTCACGGACACCATGCAGGCCCAGCTCCTGGACACGGCCTCCGGCGAGGTCCTGGCCACAGGCATGGCCTCGACGCCCACCTGGGCCGACCTGCTGGCCCGCACCCGCGACGTGGTCCGCGTCCCGCCCACCCCGGCCCAGCGGGCCAAGCTCACGCGCATCTTCCACACCTACTGCGGTTTCCTGTTCGGCGCCTGCTGCTCCGAATCCTGCACCCCGCCGCCCAAGTCCCGGAGCTGA
- a CDS encoding Rossmann-like domain-containing protein: MSTSLLEDIRARTLAVWAENGLLEEPIAVRARTLSVEEALGNPEGDDFPLQKGKERLMEAEFRGARGQAFTDRFGDFTGTLGDVARMPLANNFRRAVFIAACNATLRSLGLCDRTIHCRDSGPGECAGLLRDHLLERFPGARITQVGYQPKIVQALAGSFDLRVLDLDPDNVGQPRHGVRIDGPNTAREALGRADLLLVTGSTLANDSLGDFLLGKPVILYGTTIAGPAALMGWERFCARSE; encoded by the coding sequence ATGAGCACGAGCCTGCTGGAGGACATCCGCGCCCGGACCCTGGCGGTCTGGGCCGAAAACGGTCTGCTGGAAGAACCCATCGCCGTGCGCGCCCGGACCTTGAGCGTGGAGGAGGCCCTCGGCAATCCCGAGGGCGACGACTTCCCGCTGCAGAAAGGCAAGGAGCGACTCATGGAGGCCGAGTTCCGGGGAGCCCGGGGCCAGGCCTTCACCGACCGTTTCGGGGACTTCACCGGCACCCTGGGGGATGTGGCCCGCATGCCCCTGGCGAACAACTTCCGACGGGCCGTGTTCATCGCGGCTTGCAACGCCACCCTGCGGTCCCTGGGCCTCTGCGACCGCACGATCCACTGCCGGGACTCGGGCCCGGGCGAGTGCGCGGGCCTGCTGCGCGATCACCTGCTGGAGCGTTTCCCCGGCGCGCGCATCACCCAGGTGGGCTATCAGCCCAAGATCGTCCAGGCCCTGGCCGGAAGCTTCGACCTGCGCGTCCTGGACCTGGACCCGGACAACGTGGGCCAGCCGCGCCACGGCGTGCGCATCGACGGCCCGAACACGGCGCGGGAGGCGTTGGGCCGAGCGGACCTGCTCCTGGTCACGGGCTCGACCCTGGCCAACGACAGCCTGGGGGACTTCCTGCTCGGCAAGCCGGTGATCCTCTACGGCACGACCATCGCCGGACCGGCCGCGCTCATGGGCTGGGAACGCTTCTGCGCCCGTTCCGAATAG